GAACGTTATGTCATTCCAGTAAAACAGGAGCATAAAAATACTTTTGGTGGTGTCGTTCATGATCAGAGTGCATCTGGTCAGACATTATTCATTGAACCAAAACAAATCGTAGAATTAAATAATCATTTAAGGCAATTGCAAATTGCGGAAAGAACAGAAATCAATCGTATTTTAGCAGAACTTTCTGCTGAATTGGCTCCTTATTATAAAGAAATCTTACGAAACGCTGAAATTATTGGAACCCTTGATTTTATTAATGCTAAGGCAGATTTTGGGAAAAATTTAAAAGCAATTGTTCCTAAGATTAATGAAAAAAATCATATATTTTTAAAACAAGCACGTCATCCACTTTTGGATCATGACAAAGCCGTATCTAATGATATTACAATCGGTGAAGATTACCAAACAATAGTAATTACCGGCCCTAATACAGGTGGGAAAACGATTACACTTAAAACAATTGGCCTACTACAATTAATGGGACAATCAGGATTACCTATACCGGTAAATGATAACAGCCAAATAGGTATCTTTAAGGAAATCTTTGCAGATATTGGTGATGAACAATCCATTGAACAAAATTTAAGTACCTTTTCTTCTCATATGACAAATATTGTTTCAATTATAGAAAAAGTGGATAAAAATAGTTTAGTTTTACTTGATGAATTGGGAGCGGGGACTGATCCACAAGAGGGAGCAGCGCTAGCCATCTCAATTTTGGATGCGTTAAATACCAAACAGGCATATACAATAGCTACAACACATTATCCAGAACTTAAAATATACGGTTACAATCGTTCAGGTACGATTAATGCGAGCATGGAATTTAACATTGATACTTTAAGTCCAACTTATCGTTTGTTAATAGGTGTGCCTGGGAGAAGTAATGCTTTTGATATATCAAAGCGCTTAGGATTAAACACCAAGATTATCGATGAAGCTAGACAAATTATGAATGGAGATAGCCAGGAACTAAATGAAATGATTGCCGATTTGGAAAATCGTAGAAAAATGGCTGAGACGGAATATAAGGAAGCACGCTATTTTTTAAATGAGGCAGAGCAATTACAAACTGAATTAAAGGAAGTTTACCGTTATTTACACCAAGAACGAGAAAATGAAATGGAAAAAGCCAATAAACAAGCAAATTCAATAGTAAAAAAAGCGCAAGAAGAAGCAGATGCGATTATTAAAGAAATACGAAAAATGCAACTTAATACAAATCAGCAAACAACAATTAAAGAGCATCAATTAATTGATGCTAAGATAAAGCTATCAAACTTGCAGCAGACAGAAGAACACCTTGAAAAAAATAAAGTTTTAAAAAAAGCAAAAGCAAAAAAACAACTAAATGCTGGTGATGAAGTTATTGTTGAAACCTATGGACAACATGGAACGCTTTTGAAGAAATTAGATAAAGAACATTGGCAAGTTCAATTAGGTATTTTAAAAATGCCAGTTGCTGAGGAAGACCTAACTATAGTTACCGCGGTGAATGAACAAGAACAACGACCAATGCCAACACTTCGTTCGTCTAAAGAGAGCCATGTACCTAGTCAATTAGACGTAAGAGGCAAACGTTATGAAGAAGCTATGGTAGAGGTAGACCAGTATCTAGATTCAGCAATTTTAGCTGGTTATTCACAAGTGACTATTGTACATGGTAAGGGAACAGGTGCTTTAAGAGAGGGAATTACAAATGATTTAAAAAATCATCGTAGTGTTGCTAGTTTTGCTTTTGCGCCTGCAAACCAAGGTGGCAATGGAGCAACAATTGTTAAATTCAAATAATCATTTATTATATTGTATTTCTAATTGTATGTTTATTGTTTTGATAATCGTTGAAATTAAAAGCATAAAATTAGAGAATCGATCATATGAAATGATATAATCATTTTAAATAGGGCTGAGTAGGAGGAAATAATCATGGCAGAAACAATGGCAGTGACAGATCGAGAATTTGAAACAGCAACAAACAGTGGATTGGTTTTAATTGATTTTTGGGCAACTTGGTGTGGTCCTTGCCGGATGCAGGGCCCAATCCTAGATCAACTAGCAGCTGAATATGATGAGAGTGAATTAAAAGTAATGAAGATGGATGTAGATGAAAACACTGAAATACCAGCAACTTTAGGTGTACTAAGTATTCCTACCCTTCTATTAAAAAAAGATGGTGAAATAGTAGAAAAATTAATTGGTGTTCATACAAAGGAACAATTAAAAGCAGTTATTGATCAATATCTATAGAGGTTAAGGAAAGCTGAGCATTGGATTTTTTCAGCAAATTCTGATTAACTTAATTGGACATAAAAATCAAGAAAGAGCAGAATATATCCTGTGGCTTTCTTGATTTTTAATTTTTTAAACTAAAAGATAAAAATAATAACATTTGACAAAAATGTTATAATAAAAGTGTATTTAAAAAAGAGGAGAAGGATATCATGAACGAACGAATTAAAAACAAATTAGCTTTGCTTCCAGATCAACCCGGTTGCTATTTGATGAAAGATAAAACAGGTGAAGTGATTTATGTAGGAAAAGCTAAAATTTTGAAAAATCGTGTTCGTTCTTATTTTAGAGGTAGTCATGATACGAAAACTGAACGATTAGTCAGTGAAATTGATGATTTTGAATATATTGTTACTGAATCAAATATTGAGGCATTACTTTTAGAGATAAATCTAATTCATAAAAATGATCCGAAATATAACATCATGTTAAAAGATGATAAAAGCTATCCTTTTATCAAAATTACCCATGAAAAATATCCTAGATTATTAATTACACGAAAAGTAGCAAAGGATCAAGGGCTTTACTTCGGTCCTTATCCAGATGTAGGAGCGGCCAATGAAACAAAGAAATTACTTGACCGATTATATCCATTAAGAAAATGTAGCTTACATCAAAAACAACCTTGTTTATACTACCACTTAGGGCAATGTCTCTGTCCAAGTGTTTTCCATGTAGATCCGAAAGTTTATACAGATATGGTTGGTGAAATCAAACAATTTTTAAATGGTGGTTATACGAAAATACAACAACAATTAGAAACAAACATGAAAACAGCAGCAGAAGCAATGGAATTTGAAAGAGCAGCAGAATATCGAGACCAAATTAAAGCGATCGAAACCGTGATGACACGTCAAAAAATTACAAATACGGATCTAATCGATCGAGATGTCTTTGGTTATGCGGTTGATAAGGGTTGGATGTGTGTTCAGGTATTTTTTGTTCGTCAAGGAAAACTCATTGAAAGAGACGTTTCGCTATTTCCATTTTATAATGATAAAGAAGATGATTTTTTAACATTTGTTGGTCAATTTTATCAAAAAGATGAGCACTTTATTCCGAAAGAAATTTTGATTCCTGATGCTATTGATAAAAAAAGCATGGAAGTAATGCTGTCTACAAAAATTATTCAACCTCAACGTGGAGAAAAGAAAAAATTGGTTAAATTAGCAACTAAGAATGCTGTTGTTGCCTTAAAAGAAAAATTTAATTTAGTGATGCATAAACAAGAACGAACAACTGGGGCAATTGAAAAACTAGCAGAAGCTATGCATATTTCTCTGCCTCGGCGGATTGAATCTTTCGATAATTCAAATATTATGGGAAGTGATCCGGTATCAGCGATGGTTGTCTTTGTTGATGGTAAACCTAAAAAAGACGAATATCGAAAATATAAAATTAAAACAGTTAAGGGAGCAGATGATTATGCATCAATGCGTGAGGTCATCTATCGACGATATTCCCGCGTGTTAAAAGAAAATTTACCGTTTCCTGATTTAATTATTATGGATGGGGGGAAAGGCCAAATTGATGCCGCGAAAAGTGTATTAGATAATCAACTAGGCATTGATATTCCTATAGCAGGATTGGTCAAGAATGATAAGCATAAAACAAGTGAATTATTGTTTGGTTCGAAATTAGAACCAATTCCTTTAGCTAGGAATTCTCAGGAATTTTTCCTTTTACAACGAATTCAGGATGAAGTCCATCGTTTTGCCATTACGTTTCACCGTCAATTACGAAGTAAAAATAGTTTTGCATCAAAATTAGATCGAATTGAAGGCTTAGGACCTAAGCGTAAAAATTTACTTTTATGCCAATTTAAATCGTTGAAAAATATGATGGCAGCTACAGAGGAAGAATTGCAGCGAGCAGGATTGCCGAAAAATGTAGCGAAAAATGTTTATACTTATTTTCATGAACAAGAAAAAAATAAATAAATGTTATTATGTTAATGTTTGATTGTTCTAATCACTGACGTCTAATTTATTTTTAATTAACGATTATCGATCTAGATAAAATATAAAAAATGCGCTGAAATTTAATCAACATAAATTTCAGCGTATTTTTTATATTTAAGATGTTGAATATTTTTTTAAAAAGTAAAAAATTTCTATTTATAATTCAAAAAAATAATTTAATTATCATACCTAGTTTTGTAAAAATTAAAATGACAAATTAGGATTTTAACATTAGTGAAATAAATAGTAATGATAGTTGTATATTTTGTTATTTCTTTATATTGTTTGTTATGATGAATATATAGTGAGTTGAATAAAAATAGGTAGGTGTGATGTAAAAATGAAAAGAATTTGTTTTGTTATTTTTTCCTTAACAGCAGGATTTCTTCTCTTAGTTGGTTGTGGCAATTCCAATTCAAAAGTTTCAAAAGAAGAGGAAAATAAAGTTACCGTTTGGGCATGGGATGAAACGTTTAATGTTGAAGCAATGAATCAAGCAAAAAAAATGTATAAAAATAAAGATGTCACTATCGATATCGTCACTATGTCACAAGATGATATTGTTCAGAAATTAAATACAACTTTGGCAAGTGGCAATAATGAAGGTTTGCCTAATATTGTGTTAATTGAAGACTATCGAATTCAAGGTTATTTAAATTTCTATCCAGATGCCTTTGCAGATTTAACAGATATAGTGAAGGAAAAAGACTTTGCTGCATACAAGTTTGCTGTAAACAAAGTAGGAAATAAGATTTATGGCGTTCCTTTCGATTCTGGTGTAACAACAAATTTTTATCGAACTGATTTATTAAAAAAAGCTGGGTACAATGAAGAAGATATGAATCATTTGACTTGGGATGATTATTTACAAGTTGCACGTGATATAAAAAAGAAAACAGGAAAAAAGATCACAGAAGTAAATCCTTCCGATCTAGGTAGAATTCGAATCATTATGCAAGAAGCAGGAGAATGGTACACCGCAAAGGATGGAAAAACTGCCACAATAAAAAATAATAAATCTCTTAAGTATGGACTTGAGTTGTTTGCTACCTTATTGAAAGAAGATCTGGTTGAACAAACTTCAGATTGGAATGCCGGTGTCTCAGCCGTACAATCTGGCAAAGTTGCCTCCAGTCCAACAGGTTCAACAATTCAGGGTGCAAAAAAACAATCTGGTAAATGGAAAATCGCACCTATTCCTGCCTTACCAAAAAAAATGCAAAAAGCACAGGCTTCCAATCTAGGAAGTGGTGGCTGGTATGTCATGAAAAATATTCCTGGCGAAAAAAATGCAAAAGATTTTTTGAAAAAGACCTTTGCAACCAATAAAAAATTAATGGAAACGTTGACTAAAAAAATTGGATTGGTTCCTACAATGCTTGGAACAAGCGATCAAGCTATTTATAAAGAACCTTCAAAATTTTATAGTAATCAAAAAGTATTTGAAGATTTTTCCAAATGGACAGCTAAAATTCCAGAAGTGAATTATGGTGAACAAACCTATGCAATTGAATCTGTTGTTGGAGAAGCATTACGCCGAATCGTTGATGGAGAAAATACAGACAAAGTTTTAGCAGATACACAAACACAAATAGAATCACAATTGGCCAATTAGTTAAGAACTATAATTCATTTCAATTTTTACTTGTTTTAGTTAACTTGTTACAAAAAATAAACCATCCATCTACCTATTAATAAACAAAATTAAGAAAAATAGCTAAAAAATTGTGTGTTTTTGAAACAAAAATCACAATAGTTTTAACTAGAGGAGAGGAAAAATGAAGAAACAAAGAGACTTATTCAAAAATGGGACAGCATTTTTAATTCTTCCAGTAATTCTAATTTCAATAATGGTCTTTATTCCAATGATTTTAGCGCTAATTACATCATTCCAAAGCGGGCCGCCCGTTAAGATGACATTTAACGGACTTGGAAACTACCGACGTCTATTGGTCGATACCACCTTTAAAAAAGCTTTTTTTAATACGTTTCTTTATTTAATTGTACAGGTGCCTGTTATGTTATTTTTAGCTTTATTTATTTCAAATTTTTTAAATGATAAAAAATTAAAGTATAAGGGGTTATTTCGAACTGCTATTTTCTTACCATGTATTACTTCTATGGTAAGTTATTCTTTAATTATGAAAAGTTTATTCGCACAATCTGGATTAGTAAATAATTGTTTGCTTGGTATTGGTATTATTGATATGCCGATTAGCTGGTTGACAAATCCTATATGGGCAAAAGTATTAATCATTATTTCTATTACTTGGCGTTGGACGGGATATAATATGATTTTTTTCCTATCGGGCATGCAAAATATTGATGAAGAAATCTATGAAGCAGCAGATATAGATGGCGCAACCAAATGGCAACAGTTTACACGGGTAACGATTCCCAATTTAAAACCAATTATTTTGTTT
The genomic region above belongs to Melissococcus plutonius ATCC 35311 and contains:
- a CDS encoding endonuclease MutS2, with the protein product MNTRILSILEFEAIKQQLSTYVITEQGMNKVEKLLPSSNKEQIQLWLNETKDGLKIQQLCNGIPIPKLVDIHSHMKRLQIGANLNGLELSQIGRILTTTSEVYHFFDELRENEIEFYNLYTWIDQLVILSSLTRQIKVAITEDGAVTDEASPELKNIRQMIHKNERAVREKLEELIRGKNARYLSDSIITMRNERYVIPVKQEHKNTFGGVVHDQSASGQTLFIEPKQIVELNNHLRQLQIAERTEINRILAELSAELAPYYKEILRNAEIIGTLDFINAKADFGKNLKAIVPKINEKNHIFLKQARHPLLDHDKAVSNDITIGEDYQTIVITGPNTGGKTITLKTIGLLQLMGQSGLPIPVNDNSQIGIFKEIFADIGDEQSIEQNLSTFSSHMTNIVSIIEKVDKNSLVLLDELGAGTDPQEGAALAISILDALNTKQAYTIATTHYPELKIYGYNRSGTINASMEFNIDTLSPTYRLLIGVPGRSNAFDISKRLGLNTKIIDEARQIMNGDSQELNEMIADLENRRKMAETEYKEARYFLNEAEQLQTELKEVYRYLHQERENEMEKANKQANSIVKKAQEEADAIIKEIRKMQLNTNQQTTIKEHQLIDAKIKLSNLQQTEEHLEKNKVLKKAKAKKQLNAGDEVIVETYGQHGTLLKKLDKEHWQVQLGILKMPVAEEDLTIVTAVNEQEQRPMPTLRSSKESHVPSQLDVRGKRYEEAMVEVDQYLDSAILAGYSQVTIVHGKGTGALREGITNDLKNHRSVASFAFAPANQGGNGATIVKFK
- the trxA gene encoding thioredoxin, which translates into the protein MAETMAVTDREFETATNSGLVLIDFWATWCGPCRMQGPILDQLAAEYDESELKVMKMDVDENTEIPATLGVLSIPTLLLKKDGEIVEKLIGVHTKEQLKAVIDQYL
- the uvrC gene encoding excinuclease ABC subunit UvrC; the protein is MNERIKNKLALLPDQPGCYLMKDKTGEVIYVGKAKILKNRVRSYFRGSHDTKTERLVSEIDDFEYIVTESNIEALLLEINLIHKNDPKYNIMLKDDKSYPFIKITHEKYPRLLITRKVAKDQGLYFGPYPDVGAANETKKLLDRLYPLRKCSLHQKQPCLYYHLGQCLCPSVFHVDPKVYTDMVGEIKQFLNGGYTKIQQQLETNMKTAAEAMEFERAAEYRDQIKAIETVMTRQKITNTDLIDRDVFGYAVDKGWMCVQVFFVRQGKLIERDVSLFPFYNDKEDDFLTFVGQFYQKDEHFIPKEILIPDAIDKKSMEVMLSTKIIQPQRGEKKKLVKLATKNAVVALKEKFNLVMHKQERTTGAIEKLAEAMHISLPRRIESFDNSNIMGSDPVSAMVVFVDGKPKKDEYRKYKIKTVKGADDYASMREVIYRRYSRVLKENLPFPDLIIMDGGKGQIDAAKSVLDNQLGIDIPIAGLVKNDKHKTSELLFGSKLEPIPLARNSQEFFLLQRIQDEVHRFAITFHRQLRSKNSFASKLDRIEGLGPKRKNLLLCQFKSLKNMMAATEEELQRAGLPKNVAKNVYTYFHEQEKNK
- a CDS encoding ABC transporter substrate-binding protein yields the protein MKRICFVIFSLTAGFLLLVGCGNSNSKVSKEEENKVTVWAWDETFNVEAMNQAKKMYKNKDVTIDIVTMSQDDIVQKLNTTLASGNNEGLPNIVLIEDYRIQGYLNFYPDAFADLTDIVKEKDFAAYKFAVNKVGNKIYGVPFDSGVTTNFYRTDLLKKAGYNEEDMNHLTWDDYLQVARDIKKKTGKKITEVNPSDLGRIRIIMQEAGEWYTAKDGKTATIKNNKSLKYGLELFATLLKEDLVEQTSDWNAGVSAVQSGKVASSPTGSTIQGAKKQSGKWKIAPIPALPKKMQKAQASNLGSGGWYVMKNIPGEKNAKDFLKKTFATNKKLMETLTKKIGLVPTMLGTSDQAIYKEPSKFYSNQKVFEDFSKWTAKIPEVNYGEQTYAIESVVGEALRRIVDGENTDKVLADTQTQIESQLAN
- a CDS encoding carbohydrate ABC transporter permease is translated as MKKQRDLFKNGTAFLILPVILISIMVFIPMILALITSFQSGPPVKMTFNGLGNYRRLLVDTTFKKAFFNTFLYLIVQVPVMLFLALFISNFLNDKKLKYKGLFRTAIFLPCITSMVSYSLIMKSLFAQSGLVNNCLLGIGIIDMPISWLTNPIWAKVLIIISITWRWTGYNMIFFLSGMQNIDEEIYEAADIDGATKWQQFTRVTIPNLKPIILFTSITSTIGTLQLFDEVQNITGGGPANATNTLSQYIYNLSYKFTPNFGYAAAVSFVIVLFIVILSTIQLIVGRETE